In Luteipulveratus mongoliensis, the DNA window CGTGGTCGTCTCGACCGGCACGGCGTCCGGCAAGAGCCTCGCCTACCTGCTGCCGATGCTGTCCGCGGTGGCCGACGGCACGTCCGCGGCTTCGGGTCGCGGGGCGACGGCGCTCTACCTCGCGCCGACCAAAGCCCTGGCCGGTGACCAGCTGGCCCGGATCGAGTCCTTCGCGGTGCCGGGAGTCCGGGCGGCGACGTACGACGGCGACACCCCTCCCGACGAGCGCCGCTGGATCCGCGAGCACGCGCAGATCGTGCTGAGCAATCCTGACCTGCTGCACCACACGCTGCTGCCGAACCACGAGCGGTGGGCGCCATTCCTGCGGTCGCTGCAGTACGTCGTGGTCGATGAGTGCCACACCTATCGCGGCGTCTTCGGGGCACACCTGGCGTCGGTTCTGCGGCGGCTGCGACGGGTGGCGGCGCGCTACAAGTCCGACCCGACGTTCGTGCTCGCGTCTGCGACGGTGGCCGACCCGGCAGGGCACGCGTCCACGTTGGTGGGCGAGCCCGTACGCCCGGTGTCGGTCGACGGATCTCCGCGCGCTGCAATGACTTTCGCTCTCTGGCAGCCTGGCCCTCCCCCTGGCGGCCCGCCCGATGGGGCTCGTCGGAGCGCGGTGGCCGAGTCGGCGGATCTGCTCACCTCATTGGTCGGGTCGGGCGTGCAGACGCTGGCCTTCGCGCGGTCCCGAGTGGGCGTCGAGGTTGTCGCCGAGATGGCGCGTGACCGACTCGCGTCGTCGTCTCCCGGGCTGGAGACCACCGTGGCGGCGTATCGCGGTGGTTACCTGCCTGAGGAGCGCCGCGACCTCGAACGATCGTTGCGCGACGGGACGCTGCGCGGGCTCGCGGCGACCAACGCGCTCGAGCTCGGCATCGACGTGAGCGGGCTGGACGCCGTGGTGCTGGCCGGCTGGCCGGGCACCGTCGGGTCCCTGTGGCAGCAGGCCGGTCGGGCTGGTCGCAGCGGTCAGCGGTCGCTCGTGCTGTTCGTCGCGGCCGACGACCCGCTCGACACCTATCTCATCCATCACCCGGAGATGCTGCTCGGACGGCCGGTCGAGGCCTCGGTGGTCGATGCCGAGAACCCCTACGTCCTCGCGCCGCACCTGGCCGCGGCGGCGGCCGAACTGCCGCTGACCCCGGCCGACGAGGTCTACTTCGGGCCGACGATGCGGCCGCTGATCGACACGCTGGTCGAGCGCGGGGTGCTGCGCCGGCGACCGCGCGGGTGGTTCTGGGCGCGTGACGACCGGCCCGGCGATCATCTCTCGTTGCGTGGGACAGGCGAGCCCGTCGTACGGATCGTCGAGAACCGCACCGGCCGCGTCCTCGGAACGGTCGACGCGGAACGTTCGCACCGCGCCGTCCACACCGGCGCGGTCTATGTGCACCAGGGGCAGACGTACGTCGTGTCCGACCTCGACCTGTCCGACGGCAGCGCGCACGTCACCGCCGGCGACCCGGGCTGGTCGACGATGGCGCGCTCGGTGAGCGCGTTCGACATCGTGGCGAGCGAGCGGCGTACGACATGGGGTCCGGTCTCCCTGCACTTCGGCACCCTGGACGTACGCACGCAGGTCACCTCGTTCCTGCGGCGGCTGCCCTCGGGTGACGTCATCGGCGAGCACCCGCTCGACCTGCCCGAACAGCGGCTGAGGACTCGCGGCGTGTGGTGGACGGTCAACCCTGATGCCCTCGAATCTGTTGTTACAGAAGAGGATTGGCCCGGAGCGCTGCACGCGGCCGAGCACGCCTCGATCGGAATGCTGCCGCTGGTCGCCCAGTCGGATCGGTGGGACATCGGCGGCGTCTCGACTGCTCTGCATCCGGACACGGAGCTGCCGACGGTGGTGGTCTACGACGGCTATCCGGGAGGGGCCGGGTTCGCCGAGCGGGGCTACGAGCAGGCGGCGACGTGGCTGGGTGCGACGCGTGACGCCATCGCCGAGTGCCGGTGCGTGTCAGGTTGCCCGTCGTGCGTGCAGTCGCCCAAGTGCGGCAATGGCAACAATCCGTTGAGCAAGGCCGGTGCGGTGGCGGTGCTCGACCTCGTCCTACGCCATGCGAGCGACCCGGGAGGCTAGGGTCCGGACAAAAGGACGTCCACCGCGGCCTCTGCGCCGCGCGAAGGAGCTCGTCGTGATTGCCGTTGCCCTTGTCCTGCTCATCATCGTCGCCCTGATCGTGCTGTGGCTGCTGCTCGCATCAGGCGACTCCGCCGATGTCGATCTCTCGTCCGCCGGGCTCGACGTCCATGTCAGCCCGCTCGTCGTGTTCCTGCTCGGTGCGGTCTCGATGGCCTTGCTGCTGCTGTCGATCCGGTTCTTCTACTGGGGGTCCAAGCGCAGTGCTCGCCGTCGCCACGAGCGCAAGGACCTGGAGAAGCAGGCTCGCGAAGCCAGCAAGCAGCGCGACGCCGCCCTCGCTGAGCGGGAGCGGGAGCACGCGCGACTGGCCGACCTGAAGGGTGAAGCGGAGGGGCCAGATGGTGAGGACCGCCCGCTCGAGGTGGATGGCCGCGTGCGGGACGGCGAAGGGCGAGCTGTTGACGGGCGCCCCGCGGAGGGGCGCCCTCGGGACGAGTAGTCCCCCTTCCAACACAGATTGACTGCGGTAGCACGCATGCGTGCTACCGCAGTCAATCTGTGTTGGAGGCGGCTCAGCCGATCAGCTCCAGCACGTGGCCTTCGTGGACCGCACGGTAGACCTCGTCGCGGATCTCGTTGGCCGCGTCATCCGTCAGCGTCCTGTCCAGCGGCCGAAGCGTGAGGCGTACCAACGCATTCACCTGACCCGGCTCGATCTGCAGACGCCGGCGCGCGTGGTGCGGCAGGTCGT includes these proteins:
- a CDS encoding DEAD/DEAH box helicase, giving the protein MDTGRPDQRAEGFDPAQALGRLVEGVGTGELLHVQDLPERLEQTAAWPEWVNPQVAAAVRGTGIDRLWTHQYDAAELAHDRHHVVVSTGTASGKSLAYLLPMLSAVADGTSAASGRGATALYLAPTKALAGDQLARIESFAVPGVRAATYDGDTPPDERRWIREHAQIVLSNPDLLHHTLLPNHERWAPFLRSLQYVVVDECHTYRGVFGAHLASVLRRLRRVAARYKSDPTFVLASATVADPAGHASTLVGEPVRPVSVDGSPRAAMTFALWQPGPPPGGPPDGARRSAVAESADLLTSLVGSGVQTLAFARSRVGVEVVAEMARDRLASSSPGLETTVAAYRGGYLPEERRDLERSLRDGTLRGLAATNALELGIDVSGLDAVVLAGWPGTVGSLWQQAGRAGRSGQRSLVLFVAADDPLDTYLIHHPEMLLGRPVEASVVDAENPYVLAPHLAAAAAELPLTPADEVYFGPTMRPLIDTLVERGVLRRRPRGWFWARDDRPGDHLSLRGTGEPVVRIVENRTGRVLGTVDAERSHRAVHTGAVYVHQGQTYVVSDLDLSDGSAHVTAGDPGWSTMARSVSAFDIVASERRTTWGPVSLHFGTLDVRTQVTSFLRRLPSGDVIGEHPLDLPEQRLRTRGVWWTVNPDALESVVTEEDWPGALHAAEHASIGMLPLVAQSDRWDIGGVSTALHPDTELPTVVVYDGYPGGAGFAERGYEQAATWLGATRDAIAECRCVSGCPSCVQSPKCGNGNNPLSKAGAVAVLDLVLRHASDPGG